One Ornithinicoccus hortensis genomic window, TGCGCGACACCCGGGGTTCGGAGATCGACGGTGCCTGCGGCCAGCTGGCGGCGACCACCGCCTGACCGGCCGCCACGCGCCGGGCGACGGGCGTCACCGGGCAGGCGGTGCCCGGGCCGGAGTGCGCCGAATGGACCAGTTATTCGCGGATCTCGCGGAAAAACCGGCAACAACCCGTCCGCTCGGCGCACGGACGGCGCGGGTCAGGCGGTCAGGACCTCGGCGGCCGCCTCCGTCGTGTCCACCAGGTGGATGGCGGCGGACATCGGCCGGTCGGCCGCGAGCGCCTGCAGCAGCGGCCACACCGGGAGCCGGCCGGTCCAGTGCTCCTCACCGACCAGGACCAGCGGCGGGACCGGGTCGTCCACCTCGTAATACAGGCGGGTGGCCATCTGGAAGACCTCCTGCACCGTCCCCGCAGCGCCGGGGAGGACGACCAGACCCGCGGTGCTGTGGTGCAGCAGCAGGTCCTCCCGCAGCGCGTTCGAGAAGAACTTGGCGACGAGGTCGCCGAAGACGTTGGGCGGTTCGTGTCCGTAGTGCCAGGTGGGGATGCCGATGCTGCGCACGGTCCGGGGGTCCGACCGCTCCTCGCGGGCTCCCGCACGCCTGGCCCGGAGCGCGGTCAGCGCCCACGGCCCGATGTCCGGGGCGAAGTCGGGCACTTCCGCGACGGCCGCCAGGGCGGACTCCAGGACCTCCTCGTCGGTGCTCCAGGCCCCGAGGTTGGCGGCCTCCATCGCCCCCGGGCCACCGCCGGTGGCCACCAGGAACCCCTTCCCGGCCAGGGCATGACCCACCCGGGCGGCGCTCGTGAACGCCTCGGTGCCCCGCTGCAGGGCGTGACCGCCCATCACCCCGACCACCCGCCGACCGGCCACCACGGCCGCCAGCGCATCGGCCATGGCGTCGTCGTGGATGGCGCGCAGCACGGTGACGTAGGCGTCGTGACGCAGGGCCGCGTCCTCGGCCCATGCGTAGGCCCGGGCGTCCGGGGTGTGCGCGTAGCCGTGCTGGTCCAGCCCGTCGTACAGCTCCTCGGGGGTGTACAGCGACCCCCGGTAGGGCCGGACGGGCGCCGCCGGGTCGGTCGGGAAGATGATCGCCCCGCGGGTGCGGAGGTGCTCGTCGAGCTCGGGGGTGAGCACCCCGCCGAGCACCACCAGGCCCCGCAGGTCCTCCCGTTCCAGGAGCGCCGGCGCCGCCGCGGTCAGGTCCAGCCCCTGGAAGCGGAGCCCGGCCAGCGGCACCCCGGAGGCCAGCACCCGGTCCAGTTGCGCGAGGTCCTCGACCTCCCGGTCGCCGCCCGGTCCCAGGCCGGGCACGATTCGTCCGAACCGCCGGTGCGGGCCGGGCGCTCTGGTCTGGTCACCGGTCGTGGGGGATGCCATGTGTCCCAACCTAACGGCGGGCGTGAGGGTGGTGGAGCGCAGCCGTCTCTACTTAGATGGGGCCATGACGGCGATGACCGAGGAAGAGTACCGGGACCTGATGGCACGCAGCGTCGCGGACCCGGACGGGTTCTGGGGCGAGGCGGCCGGGCAGATCGACTGGTTCCACCCGCCACGCCAGGTGCTGGACGGCTCGGACCCGCCGTTCTACCGGTGGTATCCCGACGGCACCCTCAACGTCTGCTACAACGCGCTGGACCGGCACGTCATCAAGGGGCGGGCCGACCAGACCGCCCTGGTCTACGACAGCCCCGTCACCGGCACGCAACGCAGCTACACCTATGCCGAACTCCTGGACCAGGTGGCCCGGTTCGCCGGCGTGCTGCGCGACCTCGGCGTGACGAAGGGGGACCGGGTCGTCATCTACCTGCCGATGATCCCCGAGGCCGTCATCGCGATGCTGGCCTGCGCCCGGATCGGGGCGGTCCACTCGGTGGTCTTCGGCGGGTTCGCCCCGGCCGAGCTCGCGGCCCGGATCGAGGACGCCCAGCCGGTCGTCGTGGTCTCGGCCTCGTGCGGGATCGAGCCCACCCGGGTGGTGCCCTACAAGCCGATGCTGGATGAGGCGCTGCGCCGCTCGGGTCACCAGCCGGACCACGTGGTCATCATCCAGCGCGAGCAGGAGCCGGCCGAGCTGGGGGAGCGCGACCTGGACTGGGCCGAGCTGATGCACCCCGACGCGGTCGCGCCCGCCGGTTGCGTCCCCGTCGCGGCCACCGACCCGCTGTACGTCCTCTACACCTCCGGCACCACCGGCAAACCCAAGGGGATCGTCCGCGACAGCGGGGGGTATGCCGTGGCGCTGCGCTGGTCGATGACCAACCTGTATGACGTGCAGCCGGGTGAGGCGTGGTTCTGCGGCTCCGACGTCGGCTGGGTCGTCGGCCACTCCTACATCGTCTACGCCCCGCTGCTCACCGGTGCCACCACGATCCTCTACGAGGGCAAGCCGGTCGGCACCCCCGACGCCGGGGCGTTCTGGAGGTTGCTGTCCGAGCACGGCGCCGTGGCGATGTTCACCGCCCCCACCGCGATCCGGGCCATCAAGAAGCTGGACCCGGCGGGTGACCTCGTCGGGCAGCACGACCTGTCCGCCTTCCGGACCCTGTTCCTGGCCGGGGAGCGGCTCGACCCCGACACCTGGCAGTGGGCGTCCGACGCGCTGGGGGTGCCGGTCATCGACAACTGGTGGCAGACCGAGACCGGGTGGCCGATCGTGATGAACCCGGTCGGCTTGCTCCAGCTGCCGATCAAGCCCGGCTCCGCCTCGTTGCCGGTCCCCGGCTACGACGTCCGGGTGCTCGACGAGCGCGGCGAAGAGGTCGGGGCGGACACCGAGGGGGCCATCTGCATCCGGTTGCCGATGCCGCCCGGCACGCTGCCCACGCTGTGGCAGGACGACGAGCGCTACGTCGCGTCCTACCTGTCGACCTTCGAGGGCTACTACCTGACCGGCGACGGCGGGTATGTCGACGCCGACGGCTATGTGTTCGTGATGGGGCGCACCGACGACGTCCTCAACGTGGCCGGTCACCGGCTCTCGACCGGCTCGCTGGAGGAGGCCCTCGCCGGCCACCCCGCGGTGGCCGAGTGTGCCGTCATCGGCGTCACCGATCCGCTCAAGGGCCAGGTCCCCCGGGCGCTGGTGGTCCTCAAGGCCGGGGCCGCCACCGACGGCGAGGGCGCGACCGAGGCGTTGCGGGACGAGCTCGTCGCCCGGGTCAGGTCGGAGGTCGGGGCGGTCGCCGCGCTGCGCCGGGTCGACATCGTCGAGGCGCTGCCCAAGACCCGGTCCGGCAAGATCCTGCGCAAGACCATGCGGGAACTGGCCGACGGCCGCACGCCCCAGGTGCCCAGCACGATCGAGGACGTGGCGGTCCTGGAGGCGCTGCGCGACGTGCTCAAGGACGGCTCCGGCACCTCCTGAGCCCCACCCCGGGGACCCGTGCCGCCTGTGGACGACCGCCCGGCCTGGGGTGGCGACCGGCCTACGCTGACCGGGACGGCGCGCCGACCCGGGTGCGCCGGGACGCGAGGGGGCGTGGATGAGTTCGCTATCGGTGAATCCGGACCAGGTGTGGGCAGCGGCCCAGGAGTTGCGGGCGATCGTCCTGGAGATCGACGCGGTGGCGCAGGCGGTGTCCCGGGCGCTGCACGGCGCCGCGGCCGGGGCGGGGCAGCATGCGCTGGCCGAGGCCGCCCGGGTGGCCGGCGGGCGGTGGGACCGTGCGGTGCGTGAGACGGGGCAGGCCGGGCAGGCGCTGGCCCGGCTGACCGGGGTCGCCGCCGAGGGCTACCACCTGGCCGAGGAGCTGGCCCGCCGCGGGACGACCCCGACCAGGACCCCGGTCCGGTGAACCCGCTCACCACCTCACCGGAGGACCTGCGGGATGCCGCGCGGATGCTGGGCAGGGCGGTCGACGAGGTCGGCCGGTTCAGCGTCCGGGTGGACCGGTTGGAGTGCGGCACCGCCGGATCCTGGCAGGGGCTCGCCGGCATCGGGCAGCGCAGCAGGATGCAGTCGCTGCGCCGGTCGGTGCACGCGTGGTCCGGCCCGCTCGGGGACCTCGCCGGCACCCTCGCCGTGACGGCCGACCATGTCGAGGGCTCCCGGGAGCGCTACCGGGTCCTGCTCGCCCGCCAGGAGACCGCCCGGCACGAGGTCACCTCGTTGCGGGCGGGTGCGGGCGAGCCGACCGACCCGGTCGCCGAGGCCGAACGGGCCCGTCGGATCGAGGAGCTCGAACGCCTCCTGGGGCGCATCACGGCGTCGCTGCACGACGAGGAGAGCGCGCTGGACCGGCTCCTGGACACCGTGCGGTCCCGGGTGGAACAGGCCTGGCCCGACGACCTCTCCGGCGACCTGCAGACCCTGATCCGGGTCGCCGCGGGCGTGGGCGGCGCGTGGAGCGGGCTGCAGCGGCTGCGCCGCGGCGGGCAGTTGCTCTGGACGGTCGAACGGGCCCGGTGGGTCGACCTCAGCGTCCGGCTGGGCCTGGTCGAGCGGGGCCAACGGCTCGCCCGGGCGCTGGCCCGCGCCCCGTGGTGGTCCCGGTGGGCCGGCGGCCCCGGGATCTGGGCGATCCCGCTCACCATCATCCCGACGGCCGCGCGGGACCTGGTGACCGGCGGCGGGTACGACGGTCCCCGGGGCGCGGTCACCCGGGTGAGTGGTGCCGTGGCGATCCCCGCCTCGATCCTGCTCGTGGTGCCCGTGCCCGAGCCCCGGCTCAAGGCGGTCAGCGCCATCTCGCTGGGCGCCTACGGGCTGTGGAAGGGCGGGAACGCGGTGTGGGACCGACGGGAGGTCATCCCGCCGCTGGCCGGCGCGGTCTGGGAGGAGGCGAGGCGGCGCGCGGAGGACCTGGCCGAGGGCCTGCGCCCGGTGGTGCTGGGGCCGCTGACGCCGTGGGCCCCCGAGCTGGGCGGCGACGTCCTGGACTGGGTCCGGGAGCGGGTCGACGACCTGGCCGGGCGGGTGGACGGGGAGTCCACCGGGTGGCGGGAGTTCCTGAACGAGGTGGTCGAGCACTACGGCGACGTGCCGCTGACCGACCTGCCGGACCTGCCCGACCCGGAGGTGACCTGGGACGACCTGCTGCGCGACGTGGGTCCGTGGATCGGGGTGCCCCACGTGCCGATCGACACCGGACCGCGCCTGCCGGTCATCCCACCCTGGCTGGTGCCGCTGCTCCCCGCACCGGGGCGGTGAGGCGGGGATGACGGCGATGGTCTGCCGGCTGACCGACGAGGAGCTCGACGCCCTGACCGACGGGTCGCCCACGCCCGTGGGCTCGCCCTACCTGGAACAGCTCGACCCGGGCGGCCGCGCGGTGGCCCGGCGGACCGCCCAACGGTCGCTGATGGTCCGGCGGCTCCTGGAACCGGCGGGGGAGCTGCGCCCCGACCTGGTCCACGGCTCCGAACGCGGCGACACCGTCCCCGGTCGCGCCACCGGCCTGGTGCGGGTGGTCCTCGACATGCGGGCGGGAGCCCCGTTGGTCGCCGTCCTGCACCGGTGGACCGGCGCTCCCCGGGACGCGCCCCCCGGTGGCGACGAACCCACCGCGCTGTCCCGCTACGTGCACGTGGTCGAGGACGTCCTGGTCACCGAGGACGTCACCGCGACCGGTGTCCACACCTTCGGGTTGCACGGCTACGCCGACCTGGCGACGGTGTTCCGGGAGTTCCTGGTGCCACCGGACGCCTGCGGCACCGTGCCCGGCCCGCCGGGGCGGGAGTTCACCGACCCCGGGGACGCCGACCGGCTGCTCGGGGCGCTCCGTCGACCCACCGTGCTCGCCGAGTCGGTGGTGCTCCACGCTCTCGGCGGTGGTGCCGCCGGTCCCCCGGAGCCCCGCACGCTGGCGCTGGGGCCGCACGGGTGCTTCGCCGGGACCCCGACCCCTGCCGGGACGAGGTACCGGGAGCTGGACGTCGACGCGCTGCTGACCGACCTGGTGGCCGAGGTCCACGCGGCACGGGAGGCGGTCGACGCGGCCCGGGAGGCGGGTGCGGGTCCGACGCGGGAGGCCGTCGGCGGGTGACAATGGCCGGGTGAACCAGCCCCGATCCCTCACCCTGCTCGGCTCGACCGGGTCCATCGGCACGCAGGCCCTGGAGGTGATCGCCGCCCACCCCGGGCAGTTCGAGGTCCTGGCCGTGAGCGCCGGCGGCGCCGACCTCGACCTGCTGGCCCGGCAGGCGGTGCAGGTGCGGGCGGCCCAGGTGGCCGTGGCCTCCGCCGACCGCGAGGAGCTGACCGACCGACTGACCGCAGCGGCCCGCGGGGCCGGGCTCACGGCATACCGACCCGAGGTCCTGGTCGGGCCGACCGCCGCCGAGGCGGTGGCCGGGAACGGGGCCGACGTCGTGCTCAACGGGATCACCGGCAGCATCGGGCTGCGCCCGACCCTGGCCGCGTTGCGGGCCGGGAGCACGCTCGCGCTGGCCAACAAGGAGTCGCTCATCGTCGGGGGGAGCCTGGTCACCGCGATCGCCGCCCACGGCCAGA contains:
- a CDS encoding LOG family protein is translated as MASPTTGDQTRAPGPHRRFGRIVPGLGPGGDREVEDLAQLDRVLASGVPLAGLRFQGLDLTAAAPALLEREDLRGLVVLGGVLTPELDEHLRTRGAIIFPTDPAAPVRPYRGSLYTPEELYDGLDQHGYAHTPDARAYAWAEDAALRHDAYVTVLRAIHDDAMADALAAVVAGRRVVGVMGGHALQRGTEAFTSAARVGHALAGKGFLVATGGGPGAMEAANLGAWSTDEEVLESALAAVAEVPDFAPDIGPWALTALRARRAGAREERSDPRTVRSIGIPTWHYGHEPPNVFGDLVAKFFSNALREDLLLHHSTAGLVVLPGAAGTVQEVFQMATRLYYEVDDPVPPLVLVGEEHWTGRLPVWPLLQALAADRPMSAAIHLVDTTEAAAEVLTA
- a CDS encoding propionyl-CoA synthetase, which produces MTEEEYRDLMARSVADPDGFWGEAAGQIDWFHPPRQVLDGSDPPFYRWYPDGTLNVCYNALDRHVIKGRADQTALVYDSPVTGTQRSYTYAELLDQVARFAGVLRDLGVTKGDRVVIYLPMIPEAVIAMLACARIGAVHSVVFGGFAPAELAARIEDAQPVVVVSASCGIEPTRVVPYKPMLDEALRRSGHQPDHVVIIQREQEPAELGERDLDWAELMHPDAVAPAGCVPVAATDPLYVLYTSGTTGKPKGIVRDSGGYAVALRWSMTNLYDVQPGEAWFCGSDVGWVVGHSYIVYAPLLTGATTILYEGKPVGTPDAGAFWRLLSEHGAVAMFTAPTAIRAIKKLDPAGDLVGQHDLSAFRTLFLAGERLDPDTWQWASDALGVPVIDNWWQTETGWPIVMNPVGLLQLPIKPGSASLPVPGYDVRVLDERGEEVGADTEGAICIRLPMPPGTLPTLWQDDERYVASYLSTFEGYYLTGDGGYVDADGYVFVMGRTDDVLNVAGHRLSTGSLEEALAGHPAVAECAVIGVTDPLKGQVPRALVVLKAGAATDGEGATEALRDELVARVRSEVGAVAALRRVDIVEALPKTRSGKILRKTMRELADGRTPQVPSTIEDVAVLEALRDVLKDGSGTS